The Dermacentor andersoni chromosome 1, qqDerAnde1_hic_scaffold, whole genome shotgun sequence genomic interval TATCGTATCGAACCTTGTAACTTCGTCAGGCAGCAATCTACTTATATTAACCGAAACGTGGCTGAACAACGATATCACTGACTCAGAAATTCTGTTTGACCTGCCGAACTTTAATCTTTTTCGCGCTGATCGCAATTATTCTCGTGGGGGAGGAGTCCTAATTGCAGCTAGCGAACAATTGTCTTGTTCTGCCATTAATGTCGCGTCAGACTTAGGAATGTCGTGGATTATGTGCCGCGCTTCGCCTCTGACGTTATTAATTGGTGTGTGTTATAGGCCACCTCGCAAAAGTCCCGACTTTCCCCGCAAGCTTCACAATGTTCTAAATAAACTAGTATCAAAGCACCCTAAAGCACACATCCTACTATTCGGAGACTTCAATTACCCCAATATCGACTGGAGTAACCAACCTCAGCCCATAGTTAGTCAAGAAGAGCCGAATGACTTCATTGacgtttgccttaattttaacttGACCCAAGTTGTATCCGAACCGACACGCGTCGCAGGGGAAGCAGCGAACACTCTGGATCTCATACTGACCACTCGTCCAGACAGTCTTAATTTCATTACAGGCCTCCGAGAAATCAGCGACCATAAAGTAATCCATGCCAACTTTAACTTCTCACCAGAATTAAAACAAACTTCCCAGAAAACTATTAGGCTCTACGATAAGGGAAACTACGAAGCAATCAACTCTGAAATAACGAACTTCTGTCGGTCTTTGAAACGTCCTATCTTTCCAGAAGTGTAAATGAGAACTGCACCCTTTTCAAACATAAGATTATCGAACtaacaaataaatacattccgtcaTGCAGTTTACGAAAGAGTAATCAGAAACCCTGGTTCACAAAGACACTGAAAAGGCTCGAAAACAAGAACAAACGCGCATTTCGTACAGCTAAACACCACGCAAACCCCCACGCATGGGAAAAATATTATGAAGCTGAGAACGCATACTTGGCCGAGATTGGAAGTGCTAAGCGCTCATTTTACGAAGTAGTACTAACAAAAATGATAGTTGATAACCCCAAGAAATTCTGGAAGGTGATAAACCCGAAGGAAGCGCGCGCTATCACCCTCACTAACAATGCTGGTGAAATCATGGCTGATGCCGACTGTGCAGACATctttaacactgcattttcatctgttTTTACCGACGAATCCGAAGCACCATGTTTTACATTACCACTTATTATTACTACAGCCATGGACGCCATAACTTTCAGCAGTAGTGGAATTTCATGCATAatagataaaataaaaaatacatcTGCCGCCGGCATAGGTGACATCAatccaaaaattttaaaaaacgcTAACCCAGCCTGTTCCAGTATTTTCTGTTTATTGTTTTCACAATCACTCTCCGAAGGAACcattccagacgactggaaagtggggaaggtcgcTCCCGTGCACAAAACAGGTAATACTGATTCACCTCTTAAGTAtcggcccatttcattaacaagtattccctgcaaaatcatggaacacgtcatttactccCAAATCATGCAATTCTTAGATTCCAATAACTTCTTTCATCCgtcacagcatggttttcgtaagggTTTTTCgtgcgagactcaactagccatTTTTCTTCCTGACATTCACGCCAACCTTGATATTAATCtacaaactgacgccatcttcTTAGACTTCGCTAAGGCGTTCGATAAAGTACCTCACCAACGCTTGCTTCTTAAACTTTCCCAGTTAAGCCTACATCCAAACATCATCGCGTGAATTAGCGAATTCCTCACGCATCGCTCTCAGTCTGTCTTCATTAATAACCAATCCTCCGACCCGCTCCCAGTCACCtctggcgtcccgcagggttccgtcctcggtcccttgttattcctcatttacattaacgacttaccccagCGCGTATCTTGTAATATCCGcttgttcgctgatgattgcgttataTATCGTTTGGTAACTAACCCTTCTGACCAAGAATCTCTTCAGGCAAACCTAAACCTCGTGTTAAACTGGTGTTCGCAGTAGATGATGACACTCaaccctaacaaatgtaagtACATGTCTTTTCACCGCCCTCGCAACCCTCTTGTTTTTGAATATACCGTTTCTAACTCCCCTGTTGACCTCGTCCAgtcttacaaatacttaggtatcaCCATTTCTGATGACTTCTCTTGGCGACTGCACGTAactaacctaatatcatccgcTAATAAAACATCAGGTTTCTTAAAACGTCACCTAAGGGAAGCCCCTCAACACGTCAGACTACAAGCATCCATCTCACTTATCAGAactaaactggaatacgcatcgcccatctggAACCCTGATCAAGCATATTTAACAAATGCCATCGAAGCTGTACAAAACCGAGCTACCAGATTTATTCACACTTCATACTCATTCGACGTTAGCATATCATCTCTAAAATTACAATCAGGTTTGTGTGATCTTTCTGCTCGCCGTCGCATTGCCAGTCTTGTTTTGtatcacaagtttttttattcgccCCTAGACAAGaaccatacatctgcgcaccccCACCACGCAGATCCCATCGCATCGGTCACCCTCTTCAAGTTTTGCCTCCACGAGCTCGTACTACTACCTtcatgaactcatttttttcacgaACAGCAACTGACTGGCCTTCCTCACCATGTCGCTGCCATAACCTGTCCATCCACATTTTCGACTTCTGTGAACGCCTGCAtcttgtaaaccccaccccttatgtaacgccacaaaaggggtctttaaggaaaataaagtgatgtgatgtgatggacaaacatgcaggaaagcttaggtagtgaccactacatcgtcaTTACAACGGTACAAGCAGGCACAAGGAAAAAGAGGGGCAGAAAACTGTAACTTgtagaatgggactctttccgCAATATCCGACAAGATGCGGAAGACACTATAGCGCACATCGATAAATGGGCCGAGAAACTACATGAAAGCATTAAACTagctaccaaaactgttccagaggaggcaggGATAGAGGAGATGGACAGCAGATTATtgtcaagtgttcgacgaaaacttgtctggcgaggaaacatattggtgccaaaaagcgtgcactcgccaagaataaaataaaactaaagaacagacgtttcgggccccgtactGATCCCTTGgtcacaatgaagatgtaagcatgggcgcgcggctattgatgggtgaggtggcgcagcgtTCGGGTGCACatctcgggaagattaccccgcgACCTGTTTATCGTGTGTCTAGATGATTGGATGTAAAATGGTTCTAAAAGAAAATGAACAGATAAGTGCTCCTCTTTTGCaatgatggctgccgagtcccagtcagtgatgtgtccggttagttggtgatgttccgccagggcgttcgtggctgtgtggcccttggcgacgtcatTCATGCGTTGTTTCAAGCGCCGTTTAAACTTTCCGCTCTCGCCGATGTACGACAGGTCACACTATTTGCATGGTATCTTTTATATAACACCCGGGTAGTTCCTGTGTTGCAAAGGGTCTTTTGCGCAAACCAGCTGTTGGCCAAGTTTTCGGGAAAGCACGTGGGCGATTTGAACACCGTATCTCTTAAACATTCGTGCAAGGGCTTCGATTGTTCCCACTGTGTAGGGTACCGCCGCGCGCTTCACTGTTTCTTTCGCCGTTTCACGACGGGGCTTCGCTGATTTGCGCTCCTGCGTTCTGAGCAGTTCTACAGGGTAACCATTGTTCAACAGGTCCCTTTTCACAATCTGTAGCTCTTCCCTATGTTTCGTGGGGATGGAGCAGACGCGAATGCCCGGGAAAAGAGTGCTGCAGCGACGGATCGCTTTTGCCCAATTAGGTGCGCTGAGTCGAAGCTCAGGTACTTTCCCATGTGCGTTGGTTTTCTATACACACTAGTGCTCAAGCCGCTTGAAGTCCTCTCTACGAGGACATCCAGGAAGGTAATTCGCCcattgttttccacttcagccgtGAATTGTATACTCGGCTTGAAGGAATATAGGTGCTCGAGGAAATCTGTTGCGTGCGGGCGAGGGATAATGCAGAAGCAGTCGTCGATGTATCTTAGAAATCACTTTGGTCCCTTCCCAAACGAAGATAAAGCGGCACTTTCCAGATCCTCTAGAGCAATTTTGGCGCAAACGACGGACACAGAGGCTCCCATCACTGTGCCGAATTGTTGCTTGTAGTACTCCTTGTTAAATACGAAGTACATATACTGGAGGCAAAATTTCAGAAGGGGGCAAATATCGTGGGATTCAAATGGCGTGCGTTCGGGCAGAGAAGAGTTAGTTTCGAGAATTTTCCTGCAGCACTCGACCGCATAGTCAATTGGCACGCATGTAAACATTAATTTTTCGTCAAAGGAGGTCATGACTTTGTCATCGTCAATGGAAGCGCTTCTTATTTGCTGAATAAAATGAGCGCAGTCTTTGACGAAAGTGGGCGTGAGTCCTGCAAGCGGCCTAAGAATACGGTACAGGTAGCCGGACAGTTCGTACAGCGGTGAGCGTGTCTAGTCCACAATTCGTTGAACCGGGACGTCCGACTTGGGAATTTTCAGCAGTTCGTAGAGCGCGGGAGCCGATCCGTTGTGGCAGAGGAACCTGTAGTAGAGATTCTTTCTTCCGGCGGCACAAACTTGAAAACTTCAGTTAGCAACTTCTGGAGCTCCGATTCCACCTTCTTCTTTGGATCCCTAACCAGTTTGGCATAGGTCGACTTGTCCTGGAGCAGTCCATTTATCTTGTTGATTTAGTCCGCACGGTCCAAAACCAGTGGCATTTCCCGAAGACTATGTCCTCGCTTTCTTTTAACCGTTTCaacgcgcttctttctgctgccggCAACGTCGTTGGATTTGTCTTCGCACCCTTTGGGACGACCCCAATTGCACGCGAGCGAGTTTGTTCTCGTAGACTGGGCTCAACAATCGTACCGCTGGTTCCACGGCGCAAGTCAGCTGGCCGACGTTTGTTCTTCTGGCGATGTTCTACTTAAGGCCGCGGCTTAGCAGAGCATGCTCTGCCGGGTCGAGCCTGTACGAAGATAAGTTCTGAACACCCAGTGTGCCAGAATTATCGGCATTTCTTAGTAAAAGAAGGGAGAACTTGGAATCCTGGCACGCTGACCTTTGTTCCCGCGTGGCGGCAGCAATGCTGTTGGCGTGAAGTAGAACACCGTGGAATTCAATGGGCAGCTGTTTTTCGAGCCGACGTTGAGCGAAGAAGATGTCGTTCTCCAGGCGTTTGATTCTTGCCTTTGTTTCAAGGCTGCGGGCCTGGAGAAGGTGTTCCTCGGCTTTGGCAATAGCCCCTTCTCTATGGCAGTCTTGACAAGGACCGGGAGCCGCAGGGACCGCGGGATGAGTCCATGCATCTTGCAGCACGTGTTGAACTGTAGGTGGCACTAGAACGAGACAGGTCTCGTTTTCAAATTGGCGAACCGACGCATTTGCGTTATGGCCGCAGTCCCATGCTTCTCTCGAAGACCAACATAGTCAAGTGTCAGCGTGACAGGATTCCAAGTTCTCCCTTCTTTTACGAAGAAATGCCGATAATTCTGGCACACTAGGTGTTCAGAACTTATCTTCGTACAGGCTCGACCCGGCAGAGCATGCTCTGCCCAGCCGCGGCCTTAAGTACAACATCGGCACACGACGAAATGTCGGCCAGCTGACGTGCGCCGTGGAACAAGCGGTACGAATCGTTGAGCCCAGTCTACGAGAAGAAGCTCGCTCGCGTACAATTGGGGTCTTCTCGAAGGTTACGAGGACAAATCCTACGACGTTGccggcagcagaaagaagcgcgttGAGACGGTTAAAAGAAAACGAGGACATAGTCATCCTCCCCACGGACAAGGGAAATGCCACTGTGGTTTTGGACCGTGTGGACTACATGAACAAGATAAATGGGCTGCTCCAGGACACGTCGACCTATGTCAAACTGGCTAGGGATCCAACGAAGAAGGTGGAATCGGAGTTCCAGAAGCTGCTTACTGAAGTTTTCAAGTTTGTCTCCCCCGGAAGAAAGAATCTCAACTACAGGTTGCTCTGCCACAACGGATCGGCTCCCGCGCTCTACGGGCCGCCAAATATTCACAAGCCGGACGTCCCCGTACGGCCAATTGTGAACTACACACGCTCGCCGCTGTACCAACTGTCCGACTACCTGCACCGTATTCTTAGGCCGCTTGCAGAACTCACGCACACCTTTGTCAAAGACTCCGCTCATTTCATTGAGCAAATAAGAAGCGCCTCCATTGACGATGAGGAAGTCACGATCTCCTTTGACGTAAAATCAATGTTTACATGCGTGCCTATTGAATATGCGGTCGAGTGCTGCAGGAAACTTCTCGAGGCTGACTTTTCTTTGCCCGAACGCATGACACTGGAATCTCACGACATTTGACGCCTTCTAAAATTTTGCCTGGAGGATACGTACTTCGGCTTTAACAAGATGCACTACAAGCAAGTATTCGGCGAGGGGAGCCTCTGTGTCCGTCGTTTGCGCCAACATTGCTCGAGAAGGTCTGGAAAGCGCCGCCTTATCTTCGCTCGGGAAACGACCAAAGCTAATTCTAAGATACATGGACGACTGCATCTGCATTATCCCTCACCGGCACGCAACAGATATCCTCGAGCACCTTCAAGCCGAGTGTACAGTTCATGGCTGAAGAGGAAAACTATGGGTGAATTCCCTTCCTGGATGTCCTCGTAGAGAGGACTTCAAGCGGCTTGAAGTCTAGTGTGTAAAGAAAGCCAACGTACACGGGAAAGTACCTGAGCGTCGACCCGGCTCACCCAATTGGGAAAACGTTATCCGCCGCTGCAGCACTTTTTTCCCGGGCATTACGGGTCTGCTCCAGCCCCAGGAAAAAGAGCTACAGGTTGTGAAAAGGGACCTGTTGAACAATGGTTACCCTGTAGAACTGCTCAGAACGCAGGAGCGCAAATCAGCGAAGCCCCGTCGTGAAACGGCGAAAGAAACAGTGAAGCGCGCGGCGGTACCCTACACAGTGGGGACAAGTGAAACCCTTGCACGAATTTTTAAGGGCTACGGCGTTCAAATCACCCACGTGCCTTCCCGAAAACTTGGCCAACAGCTGGTTCGCGAAAAAGACCCTTTGCAACACAGGAACTACCCGGGTGTTATATAAAAGATACCATGCAAATAGTGTGACCTGTCGTACATCGGCGAGAGCGGAAAGTTTAAACGGCGCTTGAAACAACGCATGAatgacgtcgccaagggccacacAGCCATGAAGGCCCTGGCGGAACATCACCAACTAACCGGACACATCACtgactgggactcggcagccatAATTGCAAAAGAGGGGCACTTATCTGTTCATTTTCTTTTAGAACCATTTTACATCCAATCATCTAGACGCAGgataaacaggacgcggggtaATGTTTCCGTGATATACACCCGAACGCTGCGCCccctcacccataaatagccgcgtGCCCATGGTTGCGTCCTCGTTATGGTCAAGGGACTGGCACGGGGCTCGAAACGTCTGTTCTTAATTTTTGtcttattcttggcgagtgcacatTTTTTGGCACCAAGGagattattgcacatgtgggaagcgagaGGTAGTATGCTGTAAAGATTGAAGAAGCAAGAAtataatcggaaattaaggaagagaattgtggaatTAAGGAAGCAAATCGAGGTATATGCAGATAGGTTAACCCAACAaaagtgggaagccacgtgcgacttcatggaaaggcagataggaatgtccaagagctggaacattctccgatgtCTCTTGGACCCCGGTGGTAGAAAAGCCATACAAAGACCCAATCTACAGAAGGTTACACACATCTACGACGGTGCAGTAGAAAAGCTCTTTTGAGAGCTCCAACAAATGTGCGTTGGAGATGCGGATAGAGAACGACTCCCGcattacctaggtaacgagaatcctgatcttgataTCCCTATTACCAAGGCAGAAGTCAGATGTGAACTTACCAGGCACAACTCGGATTCTGTACGAagacctgatgggataagcaacaaaacactcagtaACCTCGATGATGTCTCCATCCGAGCTTTCAcagactacatgaataactgctgggagcaagctggcattccaagtcaatggaaatcagcacaaataatttttttcgaaaaCCTGGAAcgaaaccacaactgacgaacttaaggcccatatcgccaacatcctgcgtcggtaaactcatggaacatgtggttctcacacgcctcacgagatacatggatgatggaggactttagCCACATACCACGCTTGGATTTCGACCCAAGTTATCGAAGCATCATGGTATGCTCAAACTAAAgcatcagatcatagatgcgggtgagaaaacactagacactaaggcaatagtaggtctcgatctaactaaaGCCTTTGACACTGTCACGCACAAAGCAATACTACAAAATCTCCgaaagctggatgtaggacgtaaaacatacgcgtacatcgAAGACTTGGCggatcgtaccgcaaagatttcacTTGGAGAATGCAAAGTGGAGACGCTCAaactaggtaataggggtaccccaCAGGGCTTAGTCCTAtgtccctttctattcaacgtgaCAATGATCTGTCTTCCTGCGATACTCGAAAAGATAAAAGGAATCGGACACAGcctatatgcggacgacatcaccctttgggtggcaGCTGGAAGCGAGGGGCACGTGGAAGATATCCTTCAAACAGCTGTAAACACGGTTGAAGACTACATCAAGTTGATGTAGTCTTCAAAAGCTAAGATAGGATGCATCATTAGAAGAGCGTATAAACAAGCCGTGGGagttccggcaaatacgtcaaacgagagattcttggcgctcggcgcgCACAACACACTacacgaacttattgaggcccagataGTCGCGTAGTATGAAAGACAGAATTTGACAGGAGGACACATCTTGGATTACATCGAAATAACCTACGAAttaagcacagcacggagtgtgGAAACAGATACCAAGGAAAATAATGGAGCATCTATGAATACCCgcaatccccagaaacatgcaccaggagtttcaccaagatcgaagaaccgcaagagcgagagctctccacaaaaggtTCCGTCGTGCCAGGGACATGGTCTCTGTGAACGCGCCGGAGTACGCAAATATACAAAGTATGTCAATAGTTGGTGCGAGTCTAGAGgatgactgcagagttagtggcacGGTAAAAACAGAGTAggcggaggtggcggaggagctgccttagcactggcaatagcctccacggaggctaacatcgtagtaagcgactccaagacagccgtcaacaactatgcaaaaggaagaatctcgccggaagcgctgagaattttaaacaactttcatGAAGATCGAGGCATTCACATCATACttgcacccgcacactcctcccttcccgggaacgaaatagcgcacaacctggctcgagaactgacgcGCCGAGCAGCTGACAAGCGAAAAtgctgggaacggagagagaccggatgaccagctttaacaaGATCACCAAatactataaattgggaagggcccatttccccttGGGACATTCCTCGATGAGTAGATgacaagcgacggcatggcgcctcttacagaTACATAttcgaacccggtggcctaccaccgctactacacggacctttacacggatataTGTacattctgtcaagaaagggcggacctacaacatatggtttgggcttgtcctaggacacccatacagaataaaataaacaagaccagagagcagtgggagaccgtgttCCTCAgttgtgcaccggaagaccaactcaagcaatccagcaggccgaagatgtcgccagggcccaagggctcgaggccgttaTGTAGATAGAGAGGCCttggtctcaaatctgctgtccacaaataaagtttattcctccccCTCCCACGCACTGTCGGTCTcgacgttatgcgaagcatttcgcAGGGAGTTGGCTATGCTGAATTGTTGGGGGTTCCGCCATAGGTTACCAGGTCTATCAATGCGCTACTACAGAGAACTAGAATTAACGtgaatgcgtgtgtgtgtaacGAGAGCAGCAAAACGACGCCGACAGCAACCAGGACTGCGTGATTTCTACGGACGATCGAGTTAATGTGAGCACCGGGATGTAGGTGCGAGATGAGTAACGAACGCAGAAAATTAAATGCTCACGGACACCAGCGAGTGCTATCGCTTGGAGGGGACACACACATGGGTGCCTTGACGGCGAATACCTGAAGCACAACCTGAAGCCAGTGTGCGTTTATATAGCCATTCGGACGAGCGGTGTGTTTGCCTTGGCCTAGCCGTCATGACGCTGCTATAGTAAAAATTGGTGTAGCCTTGTCATACTCGGACACTATATGAACTAGGAAAGAGCAGGCCTCGATGTTTGACTAAGCACTCTGGTAAGACTGGAAAGGCTGCGAAAGTCCGGTACAAGCTTCAGGAGCATCAAGGAGGTGGTTCGCCACAGTCCAGCGTTTGGAAATCAGCGCTCGTGAGAAGATCACTTTTCTATCCTTGCTATGCTGCCGAGATGCCAGGATCTTCTTACGCGGGCCACGCGACTCGAGGGCAGATGGCACGCGATAATGAGAGGCGAGAGTCGTATtacgaagctgcaatgacgatgCGATGACCATCACGGAAACACGAACCAAGCATATAGCCATCGGTTTAATTAAATAGGCAACGTAATCCACTCGGTCGGAATAAGTTCTTGTCATGGCATTAATATCATGACCGTGCATGCCAGCATGCCTGACATGAATTTACGGCATTCTTGTTATGCATGACATGAAATTCGTAGGAATGAGCATACTATGCAGTCATGGAATTCATGTTAATCGTGTTATGATATGCATGCATGTAACAACACATATCGAGAATACATCCAGTCAAAAATGCATAGCTTGTCATTCAGTTCATATATGTCATGTCATTCTCACTTATGATATTAATGTCATGGCGTGCATgccatgtcattcatgtcatgacatgaGTATCAGTTATGTGAAGTCCAGTTGTTACAAGTTCTGAATCAGGGTACCCACACCAAGAATCAGAtgacatgacacgcatgtcatgacgtCAGTGTCATGAATGATCTAAACGACATGAGTTGATGGCATCGGGGTCGTTTCTTTACCTCGATATGGATCAGCATATGGGTGACTAGACATGCgtgcatgacatgacaagaacaaCACTGCATGTCTTGCCATGACGTACGTGACATGTTATGAAATTTATCATATTGGTGCCATGACACGCATGTAATTCACGTGATGACAATTATGTCATATCATTCTTGTGAGGCCATGCACCCAAGATATGACGATCATATCCAGATATATATGGAGTGAAAGAAACGACCATGCTGACACCATGTGTTTGATAAAATTTAGACAATGACATGCATGCTATTgaaaacaaatgattgagaaccttaacaaagagagtgtaagagtggggttgaagattaatatgcagaaaagaaagataatgatcaatagcctggcaagggaacaagagttcaggatcgccagtcagcctctagagtatgcgaAAATCACTCACAGGGGACTCTGGTCATGAGAAGAACATTTACGGCAGAATAAAATTGTGTTAAAGTGCACACGGCAGacatactcagatccttactggaagcttaccattatcactaaaaagaaagccTGTACAATccatgcattctaccggtgcttacataccaggcagaaacttggagacggacaaagaagctcgaaaacaagttaagggccgcacaaagagtgatggaacgaaagaTGATAGGGGTataacgctaagagacaggaaCAGAGGGGTGTGCATCAAAGAggaaacgggcatagccgatattggAATcgacaataagagaaaaaaatggaactgggcaggtgatgtaatgcgtagagcagaTTACCGGTGGGCCGTAAGGGTTCGAGAAATTGGGCCAAGTAAAGGGAAACG includes:
- the LOC140215530 gene encoding uncharacterized protein, whose amino-acid sequence is MNKINGLLQDTSTYVKLARDPTKKVESEFQKLLTEVFKFVSPGRKNLNYRLLCHNGSAPALYGPPNIHKPDVPVRPIVNYTRSPLYQLSDYLHRILRPLAELTHTFVKDSAHFIEQIRSASIDDEEVTISFDVKSMFTCVPIEYAVECCRKLLEADFSLPERMTLESHDI